ACGCACGATCTGCTTGTCAAAGCTCGCCATCCGCTCCTCCGGCGTGCGGCCGGCGGCGTAGGCGGCCGCATCCCAGTACCGGCTCGAGTCGCTGGTCAGCACCTCGTCCGCGAGGGTGATGTCGCCCGACTCCCGATCGGCCCCGAACTCGAACTTCGTGTCGGCGATGATGACGCCGCGCGCTTCCGCGATCGCCGCTCCGCGCTCGTAGACGTGCAGCGACAGCCGGCGCAGCTCCTCCGCGACATCCCGGCCTACCAGCTCGACCGTGCGCTCGAAGCTGATGTTCTCGTCGTGCTGGCCCATGGGAGCCTTCCACGCCGGCGTGTAGATCGGCTCCGGCAGCCGGTCGCCGTTCTGCAGCCCTGCGGGCAACGGGATGCCGCACACGCTCTGCGACGCGCGGTACTCCGCCCATCCACTGCCCGTGAGGTAGCCGCGCACGACGCACTCGATCGGGTACATGTCGAGCGGCTTCGCGAGCATCGACCGCCCGGCCACCTCGCCCGGAATCCGCTCCACCACACGCTC
This region of Leifsonia sp. fls2-241-R2A-40a genomic DNA includes:
- a CDS encoding phosphoribosylaminoimidazolesuccinocarboxamide synthase produces the protein MSELPGWVHVYSGKVRDLFVPTGADGLDDTDSVLVVASDRVSAFDHVLEPGIPGKGGLLTTLSLWWFDQLDDVPNHLIPDHALVGERVVERIPGEVAGRSMLAKPLDMYPIECVVRGYLTGSGWAEYRASQSVCGIPLPAGLQNGDRLPEPIYTPAWKAPMGQHDENISFERTVELVGRDVAEELRRLSLHVYERGAAIAEARGVIIADTKFEFGADRESGDITLADEVLTSDSSRYWDAAAYAAGRTPEERMASFDKQIVRDWLAANWDKTGTPPALPADIVERTAARYRELLERLTGE